One genomic window of Cannabis sativa cultivar Pink pepper isolate KNU-18-1 chromosome 2, ASM2916894v1, whole genome shotgun sequence includes the following:
- the LOC115720502 gene encoding uncharacterized protein LOC115720502 has translation MDKDNPYITSTHPALFDAKVSQLMVPNERREHVRGVVISSSREFHSRYWFFEASGHYSVKSAYKRLQVLNGRWSRGDNLGLWRKLWNMKIPAKFYVFLWRACRNNLPTRISLKVKQVDVPLLYRHRHLEDETVEHVLDDCSFSRQCWQHFNSSLSGSAGALFSDWFLSMASNFSSSSLGSVVVICWALWKARNELVWNNKQPLANVVVQSALAYFDQWKSAKS, from the exons TCCTGCATTGTTTGATGCAAAAGTATCCCAATTAATGGTTCCGAATGAGAGAAG AGAACATGTGAGGGGGGTTGTGATCAGTTCGTCTCGCGAATTTCATTCTCGATACTGGTTTTTCGAAGCTTCTGGTCATTATTCAGTCAAAAGTGCTTATAAGAGGCTTCAAGTTTTGAATGGTAGATGGTCTCGAGGGGATAATTTGGGGCTGTGGAGGAAGCTATGGAACATGAAAATTCCAGCAAAATTCTATGTCTTCCTTTGGCGTGCTTGCCGCAATAACCTCCCAACACGTATTAGTCTGAAGGTGAAGCAAGTTGATGTTCCTTTGTTGTATCGTCATCGTCATTTAGAAGATGAGACTGTGGAGCATGTGCTTGATGATTGCTCATTTTCTCGTCAATGTTGGCAACATTTTAACTCTTCTCTCTCGGGTTCTGCTGGTGCGTTGTTTTCTGACTGGTTTTTGAGTATGGCAAgcaatttttcttcttctagttTGGGCAGTGTTGTAGTTATCTGCTGGGCATTATGGAAAGCAAGGAATGAGTTAGTTTGGAACAATAAACAGCCGCTTGCAAATGTTGTTGTGCAGTCTGCATTAGCATATTTT